Sequence from the Drosophila innubila isolate TH190305 chromosome 3L unlocalized genomic scaffold, UK_Dinn_1.0 0_D_3L, whole genome shotgun sequence genome:
TTTTCGcaaatctattaaaataaatacttaaaaaactaattatgCAAAACGCTTTTCTACCCACAACGTCGCCACCTGTCCCAAATGTTGCCACCCGACCAAAAGGCTGCCATCCTGTTTAATTCCCCGATCTGGCAATGTGCATCAATTAGTTCAAATGTCAAAACTCGTAGCTTAGCTTTTTATAGCTAGCTGGCAACACTGCGCCGCATACACAAAACTGtaaacaaaagtaatttttttttagaaaacaaaagtGAATGAAATGACAACCGAACATTTGAGTGTTGCCGCTTCTTTGGATAAATATGGAGAGGAAGACTTATTTAGCATGCTTGTACGGTATGGGCTCTTCGTGGGCGCGATATTTCAGTTTATCTGCATATCAGCGGCAGTTTTAATGAGCGGCAACGAGTCCCACGATAACAGCGATGACGAGGGGAGACTCATCGATGAGCCTGTTCCGACCAATGCTCGACGTTTGCACAAAATACGCAAGCTGGAGAAGAAAAAGCGACGCTAGCTGGGATTTAATCATATCTGAatgtatttacaaattattttccaaGTATTTTTAAGTGTGTGTACTCGTccttataataaaactaatttatttggTATTATATATACGAGCTCCTTGTTTGGTAACAACAGCGCTGAGTTCACCTTGAAATCAAAGTAAAGCTCTAGACTGGAGCCAACAGTGATCTTGGGTGCCATGCTGGGAGCTACTATGACGTTGAAAATGGGTTCATTGGAGTCTACGGACTGTACGCGAGCCATGTGGGCGCCAAAGGATTCACATATACTCAGCACAAGTACTCGATGTCCTTGGCTAATGCCCAAACGTTGATTATGGTTAAGACTACGTCGATCCATGCGCTCCTTCTGCATCAGTCGCTTGTACTCCTGCAAATAACCTCCTTTAACGCATCGTTGTTTCCTTCGAAGTAAGGCATTCATCTTGGCACTGTTTGGCATCTGCTGCTTGTCGACCAATGTCCTCAAGTTGGCCTCAATGGATGTGGCAGACAGTGAGCATTCAATGAACGTATCCTCCAATGCCTCCTGCAGCACGCCTCGACGATCCCGCCTAAGCGTTGAAAGCGTTTCCCTTAAACTGCTCCAAGCTGTACGGCATGTTGATGTCGGAGTTCCGGCAATGGACTTGTCCAGTTTAGAAGCACCCACTCTAGTGCTCAATGGAGTTGGCGACGGCGTTGGTGAAATTCTCTTGCCGCTTAAGGTTACTGATAATGGTTGGAATTTACTTGTGGGTGTTGCTATCAACGCTTTGGAGTTGTCTCTGTATCTGCTAGTGTTTAGAATACACCTGCTGTTCTCCTGGTCTTGGCTGTTGATCTCATCGCTGCTCGTGTCCGAAATGTCAGCATTATCCAGAGTTTCCACACGTTGAATGCGTACATATTTCTGCATATTTGCAGGACGCCTTTTGACAAGAACTCTGCTCATTTCAACAATATCTGCAGCGTCATCATCACTGCTGCTGTTATCTCCTATAACTACTTGATCTCTTGATTTTCGAAATCGCTTATACATCTTCaagtataaaacaattgaTACTgcctttacatttttttttattgatttactgGCGCCGAAATTTGAAGACAGCTGATCGGCACCAGGGCTGGACACTATTAAGATGCCACGCCAGTCTGTTTGCTTGATACCCTGTACATTtagtataaaatgtatttcgataattaatatataaacacacGAGTTCATAGTTTactttgttaattattttggttagtaaaaatatctaaaatttcTAACCAGGgactgaaaataatgattattttaattattttttgttaacagAAGAAATTATTGATATAAAGTAACTTTGAAAGAATGTCAAATACACCAATATTCTTTCGAActccatttttattattgatcagAAATAGTCATTATAATCATTAACTAAACTAGCAATAATTTGTTTGTGCAGCCCTGTAAGTTTCACATGACTCAGGAGCTTAAGCATTTTGAAACAGTTTCCGTTTCTCCCCACCCCCCAATTTCCAATCAGAATGACACATGATGGAATTTTGTTTGGCTGTTATCTTTAATTTTgggaataatataaattataataatcagatattttattatgctgctcgtaatgttgttgtttttacttcccttttctttttgttttttaactaTGTACGTATGGATGTTTGTGTGGGTGGAGTGTGTTTGTTGAATGCTTTCTCTTCTCAATtataactatatatgtatataattattatgcagTATTTTGAATGAACATTTTGTGTGCAATTACAATTGTTttcatacatataatatatatttaataataataatttaccgTAATTGTTAATTTCGGCGcacatttgaaatgtttaatgTCTAAATTGTAAGTCAAAACTCATATTATCTTCATTGTCCTGGGGATTTTCGTTTCAAAAACGCTAAATTTCATTACAACAACTATTTAAATAGGCAAaagaagaaattaatttaaacaaaaaaaccttTTACGAAAAGTAGTAGTAACAGGAAGGtgtacgtacatacatacataggtcTATATGTCTCTGTCTATAAGCGAACGAGGATCTCGATCTggaaccacaacaacaacaacaacaagtcgaactcttgaacatttttaaaagcgAACTAGACGAAGCTGCATCGAAATTGggaaataagtaaataaaggtgtgtgtatgtgtgtgtgtgtgagtgagttttgatattttgttttcgttttcattttgtttagttaTTATAATATAGTTAAATTCGCAAAATATTCTGCGTCTGCAATTATTCCTTTACGCTATTCCATACAtacattataataaatgtgTACTCATAATAtgtgtacttgttgttgttactactTATGTATTTTGCATTATCGTTATTTATCGttatcattttgttgtttgctttgtctaaattattgtttagttACTCACAAGTGCCTGtcctcgtcgtcgtcatcgtcttcATTGTCAtcgtctgttgttgttattaaatacGTGTATTATTATGTCCTGCAATTGTTTAACCCACTCCCTGCCAACACatattattgtattgtatCCATTGTCCTTTGTCCATTTTCCTGCTTTCGTCTTCGTTTTCGCTATCGTCATCCATCCATACAGCCAAGATCGTCTTCGTTTCGTTCCTGTTCTCGTTATCGCCCTCGACATTGCCAGCACTGTCGCCGACGTTgacgccgctgccgctgcccaCTAAGCCTCGGGCAGCGGTTTCAGCTCCCTTATCTGCTTGATCAGATAGGCCTTCTCATCGTTGAACTGCTCATCCTCGGATCGATCCGTATGGAAACTGGTGAGAAAGTCGACGAGTTTCGTTTGGTTGCGCAGCAGGATGTCTAGGATCGGTTTCGGTTTGTTCGGATTCGCTACAAACACTTTGAAGACATGAAACGCCTCGAATTGTATGTTGCGTGATCGCTCCTTCAGCATGTTCATCATCAGCTTTAGGTTCTCCGGCTCTGATATATATCGTGTCATTACGGTAAAGTTGTGCCTGTCCAGCAGCAGTTCCCCGAGCAGCTTCAGACTCTGACGTCGTGTCACATAGTTCTCCGAGTTCAACAGTCGCTGGTAATGCTGCGAGAAGAACTTGTCATAGTTGGCGTCCAGGAATTCGGCACATAACAGCTTATGGCGTGTCAGCAGCTCCTTAAAGGTGGAGAAGGCATCCGAGGCGATGTCAAAGGTGGACACTTCCACGTAACGGAAGAACTTGAAGAACTCATCCGAATGCAGCATGATCTTGGCCAGCGCCTCATATCGTGCACACTCGCGCAGCATTGTCCCCGAGTTGAGTGCGATCTCCGGATGTGCATCCTCGTAGCCGGCCATCAGTGTAAACAGAATTTCCGGTTTCGTGCATATGTATTCCACTGTGGGCGATCGTGTGCCAATCTGTCGTCGCAGCACATTGTTAAATATGAGCGCCACATGCTTCTTACCCTCAAAGTCGATGCGATGCAGATTCTgtatcagcagcagcagcagattgCTGTTATACAGCTCCTGCGACAGCTGGGCAACCACATAATCCGCTGGTGGTTCCGCATCGCTGCTACCATACAGCATGTTCTTGATTGACACCAGATTTTTGCTGACATCCTCCTGGGCCTTCTCCACCTTCCGGTCGCCCGCCTCCAGTGCGTTTATCGCCTCCTTTAGCGACTTTACCAATTCGACTGGCGTCTTCTGTGATTTACCAAACAGTGGCATTGTAAAATGAatgctgcttctgcttttggCTGCTgactttgctgttgctgatgttgttgtgtaTTGCAATTGGCTTTGTTTCTTTCTCGTTCTCTTGCTCGATTACTGTTGCTTCGTTTGCTCAATTTACTTGTTTGCAGACACAAAACAATGCTTGGCTATATATCAcagtataaataatattctattattatatattatttcgtcttttttcctctttctcttcttcttattttctttatgaaaaaaaagaacgaatGCCAAACAGATATGTTATTTAACATAACAGCAAAATAACATTACCATTTGATCAACTGTTATTAACAGCGAGTGATTTCTCGTGAAACTGCCACACATCGGTACTTGaataaagcaacaaatttaaaaaatataaattattattcatgcaaaaatgtgtaaaactTTGAGTGTAAATTGAACTAGACTGGTTATATGAAATtcgaatttgaattaaaaagcAGGCAAACGTCTTTCGTTAGCGGCGTGCAATCGCAAGGGATGGAAGCCAATACATATCGCCCGACCGCCACAATCGGCTCGACTAAAGGGAACTGACAGGGAGGCGcgtagttaaaatttaaaactcttAATATGAAACTGCTTacttgtttaataaaattataaaatatcaatataaaaaaaaccaacccTTTCATTTGCCTCTTCAAAATCTTATAAAACTGCAGtcgttttgttttaatatcattttatttctcCTTGAAGTATTTTTGATCcggtttttcttttaaataatatatgctCTAAGCGCATTCAAACGCACAgatattatagaaattacagaaatatatatatgtatatttatatatcttttgaATGCACAAtgtcttttgtttgttatttggggtagataattttgataaaggtGAAGTATATTAATGGTTATGCACATTCATAtctatatgtaagtatgtcaGCTTggtttacatatgtatgaccCACCCCAATGTTGATCCGTTTTGCTttccacatttttatttttgcatatatgaaatgaatatttatttggtttttgtttttcgtgtgagtgtgtatgtgtttttgtttacgTATAAAAGTAGTTTTAAAATCCATAAAATATCagataataattacaatttgttgTGTATAATAAGTATGTCTAAAAAGCGTTTGCCaccaattttatttcttttgcattatcaacataaaactaaaaaataagtcCGATTAGTCTTTGCAACtaacacatatacatatatatcttttcGAGTAGtcgttaataataatatctttgGGCTTTGCTactgtttataatttatgccaAGTAGTACACATAGatcatatatttgtttgttttaatgtaTTGTAGGTATTACGAGTACTAAAACACGAAGAAAAGTCTAAACGTTGTAGATTGAGTTTTCGATTTGCATTTAACGGGCatcatattataattaacGCACGtataaatcatatatatatatatatatatattatatatgtagatatactaaaaacacttttaccgactagtatatatgtatgtaaataaatgtatgtttgtatatatataaatatatttgcattgtgtgtgagtgcaagtatatgtatatgtatgtataattacTACTTTATTGAGATATtctatgaatatatattttattcatcatgcactctctgtctctctatcttCCTCGTATTGCCTTTCTTTCTCGTCGTcagtatgtatatgtatatgtatgtctttcaatgtatgtatgtacgtttgTTTATAAAACGAAGCTCTACCTTAATCTGCAAAATATatgtttcttaatttaaaaagtaaatagatGGGAGAAAGGTATTCAAAATGAAGAGAAACGCGAGAAATGCCTATAtagaaaatgtttgtttttttttttgctttgcaaCTCAGTTAGAAGCCTTGTGTTCCGCCCCAATCTCTCAATCGAATTTAAGCGGATGCATCAGATATATATGActagatgtatgtatgtatgtataatcgCTACGGCTACTAAAGATAGATACTACTCATGATGGTATTACTTtacgatatttatatatatatatgcatatatatatatatttatatagttcatagttaataattaaatatagttgtaggttgttgttgttctttctgTTCTTCGCTTCTTCGCTGGGCTTGAAGTTATACGTTCTAATTCCGTCGTTGCGTATCTTTGTCGtcatctgtatttgtatctgtatctatatctctatctgtatctgtatctgtatctgtatctgttcgTTCGTTGTGTTTGCGCCAGTGAGGGGCGTGGGGGATGGTGGGAGCgatgctgttcttgttgttattatcaCTGTGGTTGCCTTCGCTTGATAAAATTGCCCTCGGCGTCCAGCCAAATGCCAGCGCCATTGTTGTCCGGTTCACCGCTCCTCTGCTGATCCATCCCCGTTCTTATCATTTACCTATGCAACGCATTCGAAATCTGCTTGAGCGACTGACCAACCTCACCCACCAATCGCTCATTGTCCTGGACATTTTTGCTGCCAGCGGTGCGTAGATTCTGCGATTGTGTCTCCACTCTCGTGACCAGCTCACGAAAATGGAATTTCGAGTGCGGCGGCATCGATTCATTCTCCGCAAAAACCACACATGAATTTTGCAATATGTTCAACTTGTCGCTCAGTTGCAACCATTGAGATGCAGATATGGCATTCACCGGATGCTTTAGGGAACCCTCCAGCAGTGTCACCAGCTCCAGTATGCTCTCCCTGGAGATTTGCGTGGAATTGATGTTGTCGCCGCCCACACCAACACCAGCTATTTTGGCAATGGGCGTAGCATAGATGGTCAACTTGGTTGGCTTATGGGGCACGGCAGGCTTATTCTGGCTGTTGCTCGTCACGATGCTGGAGGTGCTCAGCTTGCTGTTGGAATTGCTCTGATTCTGTTGATGAGTCGAGTTGTGGAATTGCTGCTGCTCGTTGCCATACAACGATTGCGTCATTATCTCCGTCTGTGCTCCCTCGGATATTggatgttgttgctcctcgttgctgttgctggtggtgGGGCTGCTGCTGATCTCGGCATCTGTGAAGAGTTGCGTTGAAAGAGATGTttttattgcagttgttgctagtttagatgttgctgctgctactagtttttgttgttgttgctgctgttgttgctgctttggttgctgttgttgttgctgtggttgctgtggTTTGGGTTGTGCTGACGGACATGATGTGCTCAGTGTGGTGCTAATGGggggcggtggtggtggtgccgCTGGTGGCGGTTTATTACCAAACAGCTTGGTCGTGGCCATTGGCAGTGACGCCTTCAGTCCATACTTGGGCGACAACTgcgatgcaacaacaacatttgcacCATTTGCACCATTGCTGCTGGCCACTGACGCTTGTGGGATTGTGGTGCTGGCATAATCTGTCACCCCAGCAGGCGGTTGCTCCCAAAGTTTCTTTAAGCTATTAATACTACCTGTGCTGCGTCGCTTGCCCGCTGCATCTGTGCCCATCTCCATGGTGTTGGTGGTCGTGGTGGATTCCGCATCAGCATTCGAGTTGCTAACATCGATTTTGATTTCAGTCTTTTGatttgcggctgctgctgctgttgcgctGCTAAacttgttgcaattgttggcatttggatttggattgCTCTGGgattgcggctgctgctgttgttgttgctgttgttgttgctgctgtggagCTTGCTGCTCCTTGTCCACTTTGCGCAGATGCGCCTTAAAGTCAATTATATTTGAGGGCTGCTCGGCCTTTGGCATTGGCGCATTCAGTTTCTTTGGCTCCACCTTCTTCAGCTGTGccttgaagttgttgttgctggtattGGTGTTGGAGTTGCTGTTAatattgctgttgccattggtCAGCTTTGTAGCCAGCTGTTTGGGCAGATTCATGCTCTCCGCCAGCTCCGTCACCAGCTGCGACACTGGATCCACAACGGCAGGCGGAGCAGCACCTGCTGGTGCACTTCCATTGGCATAGCCGGAATTGGACGACTCGGTTTGCTTGCTGGCGGACTTGATCTCGGTGATGAGCTTCTCCTTGAGATTGAGACTCTTCTCGGGCAGCGGCGCTGGTGCTGCTTCCGGTGGCGTGCCCAGTGAGCTGCACGAGTCCGTTGAAGGTTCACGTTTGCGCAGCGAGACGCCAAAACGGGAGCTGGCCTCCTCGACGCTGGGCGCCGTATTGCTGAcatcgttgctgctgctgtgctgaGCATGCAGATGCTGTTGTATGGCCTGGACGGCACTTTCCGGCgctggcggtggtggtggcggcggcAATGCTTCAAACTCCTCCAGCGGTGGCGGCGGGAACTCCAGATTGGCCAATGCCGGCTGGGTAATactgccaccaccaccaccaccacgtTTGGGCGAACTGCTGCTGCCGGCGGCTCGGAACGAGGAGAATGTCATCATTGTGCCCTCCGTGGTGGTGCGATGTCGCTGCAGTTTATTGAGACTGGCGGCTGCATTGTTCTGCATCGTCACGCCGCCGGAAGAGTTGCTGCGTATCAtctgctgtggctgctgcacCTTTGAGGCTGCCGTCGACAGTGCGGTTGGCACCGCCGGTGGGGCACGTgctgggggcgtggcatgtcCATTGGCTGCCTcaccgctgctgctgctgctgtcctcCAAGCTGTCCAGGAAGGCACCGATGCGTGCCACCTTTGGCAATGTTCCATAGCGATTGACCACACGCTTCACATTCATAACCTCCAAGGCGCCCACAGTGATGGGATGAGCCGGCAGTACAGGTGTTCCTCCATTGGTGTTCACATTCCCATTGCCAGGTTGCTCCCTGGCTGGATGTTGCTGCGAACGTTTGCTCTGACGCGTCTCCAGTCCCCGATTGCCCATCACAGGACGCTTGAAGGAGCTGTGCTGCTGCGAGGAACGCGGTCCAATGCCCACCGACATCCCTGGGACGCCGCCATGCAGCGAATGCTGCATCTTGTTTGGCGGTGTAGCCGTTAGGCTCTGCTCCAGACTGTCGCCAGTGGCATCCGTATCGGGATCTGCAGCCGGATCCGTTTCCGAGTCATAACGCTGCGTCAAATTGTTTATATCCCTGGTAAGACCTGAAAGCAGGGAAGGATTCAGTTAAGTGCCAGTGCCGTTTGGTGCAATTGCATGCTCGTGCTGGGGACTGAGGGTTATTTTATCTTTTGGATTAGCGGGAGCTGAGAGTCGTGGTCGTGGCGACAAACCCATTTTGCTCAATATTTGTCAACACCaaacaaaagttaaaagcactacaaaagaaaaccaaaaacaaacataaagcaaatttaacataaacttcataaattaatagctaagaaaaacaaattttaaaactaaatcatACACCAAAAAAGCTACATATAGAAGGAAAATtcagaaatataaatacattttcggGGCATTTACGGTGGAATTTAAGTTTGTCAGGCTATTTGggatattatacattttagtaCATGTTTAAGTACTTCTTAAACGTTctattaattgttgttaaattaagcttttgcagtaaaaattatttaaaaattaattaaggcttaattaacataaatctAAATGTTAATACACCTTtacattaaatgtatttaacatAATATCCAAAATGTTAAAGTAAAAGCAGgttattaacatttatatttgccagaatttgaaattaagagaaaattttgttcattttataaGCTGAACTGGCAacattataatacaaattattatattttcttttaattttaacttcaTAGTTTGGAttgcttaaaatcaaaatgttttttttcgactgctatcagttttaaattaatgtatagATTCCACTCGAGTATGCCCCgaatataaaatagaaagaatCATAATATCGTAACAGAAACACATAAAAAGCGATGGATATTCAGGCTTTAAATCTATtagcaaaacaattaaattagtgatgtaaaaatacatagaaaatgtaattttcatcACTAACTTAAATTGCGTTCTAAGTacgatttaaattttgaatataccAGTTACATAAATATACCAAGAgtcaaaataagaaaagtaaaaataagtaCAGGAAAAAAAGGGAAATTCCTTTTTCTTTGCTGTGTGCATCACAAACCAATTAAAACGaaacataaattgtaaataggAATTCTTACTCCATTGACAAATACCTCGAAATAGGATGTCGTAAAGGAAACTACTGCAGGAGGATGATTTCTTAATAGAAtacgtttgttgttgttgtttctgtggttgttgttgttgttgttgtactgattgtaataattgttgttgttgttgttgtgtacgTATTTTTGTCTGGGTTGGAATTTgggttttaaaatttctacaTAGGGTTTggctaaaaatgttgttggaGTTGGACTTGAAGTGGAAGTTGCTACTACTACCATTCGTATTGAGCTCATCGATAAAGTTGTGTGTTGCGTCCTCCTCGCGATATGTTGAGTCCCGGCTGCTGGAGAGCAGGCTACATAAAAGTATAAAGGGATATTAGTtaatagatttatatatattgttgggATACATAAGGGTGGTGAAAAttacaactaaataaatatttattgatagtTACAATGACAGCTCTAAATTAAGTGATAATGAGGTGGtggtaaaaaattaaaaatatactgcTAGTGAAAAtcgcatttaaaaatttagtagATGACAACaatctaaataaacaaataaaaaaaattatttaaaaaaaactattctGGTAAATATGGCATCTTCTATGTTGTATAATTGAATggatacatatttaaatgacTCTCATATTTATTGGGAGATTGAGAGGATTGGGTTTACCTGGTGCGCTTGGGTGGAGGTGGCGCCTGTTTGCCCTGTTTGTTGGTGGTGCGACGCATTTGCACATTGCCCTTGCCCTGGCTGGAGAAGGTGCTCAGCTTGGTTGAGCTGGAGCCGGTTTCTAGG
This genomic interval carries:
- the LOC117786247 gene encoding tyrosine-protein kinase Abl isoform X2, with product MGAQQGKERGSHSSGGGGGHGGTVSCIGVSSSSSPVASGSPHCISVGSSGGALSAGSTLRGSRMKSHQSAGHGSSGISIGSSGSSGLSSHRGGSNTSHKDNRCNPTVGLNIFTEHNGTKHSSFRGHPGKYHMNLEALLQSRPLPHIPAGSTAATLLADAAELQSQESNVGNVLASLGGHSSATSVFESAHRWTSKENLLAPGPEEDDPQLFVALYDFQAGGENQLSLKKGEQVRILSYNKSGEWCEAHSDSGNVGWVPSNYVTPLNSLEKHSWYHGPISRNAAEYLLSSGINGSFLVRESESSPGQRSISLRYEGRVYHYRISEDPDGKVFVTQEAKFNTLAELVHHHSVPHEGHGLITPLLYPAPKQNKPTVFPLSPEPDEWEICRTDIMMKHKLGGGQYGEVYEAVWKRYGNTVAVKTLKEDTMALKDFLEEAAIMKEMKHPNLVQLIGVCTREPPFYIITEFMSHGNLLDFLRSAGRETLDAVALLYMATQIASGMSYLESRNYIHRDLAARNCLVGDNKLVKVADFGLARLMRDDTYTAHAGAKFPIKWTAPEGLAYNKFSTKSDVWAFGVLLWEIATYGMSPYPGIDLTDVYHKLEKGYRMERPPGCPLEVYDLMRQCWQWDAADRPTFKSIHHALEHMFQESSITEAVEKQLNATASAGSTAAAAASGVAAVTATAPVTTASASSSASASLSLTPQMVKKGLPSVDPQQQQQQQQQQQLASTPMSETGSSSTKLSTFSSQGKGNVQMRRTTNKQGKQAPPPPKRTSLLSSSRDSTYREEDATHNFIDELNTNGSSSNFHFKSNSNNIFSQTLCRNFKTQIPTQTKIRTQQQQQQLLQSVQQQQQQPQKQQQQTYSIKKSSSCSSFLYDILFRGLTRDINNLTQRYDSETDPAADPDTDATGDSLEQSLTATPPNKMQHSLHGGVPGMSVGIGPRSSQQHSSFKRPVMGNRGLETRQSKRSQQHPAREQPGNGNVNTNGGTPVLPAHPITVGALEVMNVKRVVNRYGTLPKVARIGAFLDSLEDSSSSSGEAANGHATPPARAPPAVPTALSTAASKVQQPQQMIRSNSSGGVTMQNNAAASLNKLQRHRTTTEGTMMTFSSFRAAGSSSSPKRGGGGGGSITQPALANLEFPPPPLEEFEALPPPPPPPAPESAVQAIQQHLHAQHSSSNDVSNTAPSVEEASSRFGVSLRKREPSTDSCSSLGTPPEAAPAPLPEKSLNLKEKLITEIKSASKQTESSNSGYANGSAPAGAAPPAVVDPVSQLVTELAESMNLPKQLATKLTNGNSNINSNSNTNTSNNNFKAQLKKVEPKKLNAPMPKAEQPSNIIDFKAHLRKVDKEQQAPQQQQQQQQQQQQPQSQSNPNPNANNCNKFSSATAAAAANQKTEIKIDVSNSNADAESTTTTNTMEMGTDAAGKRRSTGSINSLKKLWEQPPAGVTDYASTTIPQASVASSNGANGANVVVASQLSPKYGLKASLPMATTKLFGNKPPPAAPPPPPPISTTLSTSCPSAQPKPQQPQQQQQQPKQQQQQQQQQKLVAAATSKLATTAIKTSLSTQLFTDAEISSSPTTSNSNEEQQHPISEGAQTEIMTQSLYGNEQQQFHNSTHQQNQSNSNSKLSTSSIVTSNSQNKPAVPHKPTKLTIYATPIAKIAGVGVGGDNINSTQISRESILELVTLLEGSLKHPVNAISASQWLQLSDKLNILQNSCVVFAENESMPPHSKFHFRELVTRVETQSQNLRTAGSKNVQDNERLVGEVGQSLKQISNALHR
- the LOC117786247 gene encoding tyrosine-protein kinase Abl isoform X5 — translated: MGAQQGKERGSHSSGGGGGHGGTVSCIGVSSSSSPVASGSPHCISVGSSGGALSAGSTLRGSRMKSHQSAGHGSSGISIGSSGSSGLSSHRGGSNTSHKDNRCNPTVGLNIFTEHNGTKHSSFRGHPGKYHMNLEALLQSRPLPHIPAGSTAATLLADAAELQSQESNVGNVLASLGGHSSATSVFESAHRWTSKENLLAPGPEEDDPQLFVALYDFQAGGENQLSLKKGEQVRILSYNKSGEWCEAHSDSGNVGWVPSNYVTPLNSLEKHSWYHGPISRNAAEYLLSSGINGSFLVRESESSPGQRSISLRYEGRVYHYRISEDPDGKVFVTQEAKFNTLAELVHHHSVPHEGHGLITPLLYPAPKQNKPTVFPLSPEPDEWEICRTDIMMKHKLGGGQYGEVYEAVWKRYGNTVAVKTLKEDTMALKDFLEEAAIMKEMKHPNLVQLIGVCTREPPFYIITEFMSHGNLLDFLRSAGRETLDAVALLYMATQIASGMSYLESRNYIHRDLAARNCLVGDNKLVKVADFGLARLMRDDTYTAHAGAKFPIKWTAPEGLAYNKFSTKSDVWAFGVLLWEIATYGMSPYPGIDLTDVYHKLEKGYRMERPPGCPLEVYDLMRQCWQWDAADRPTFKSIHHALEHMFQESSITEAVEKQLNATASAGSTAAAAASGVAAVTATAPVTTASASSSASASLSLTPQMVKKGLPSVDPQQQQQQQQQQQLASTPMSETGSSSTKLSTFSSQGKGNVQMRRTTNKQGKQAPPPPKRTSLLSSSRDSTYREEDATHNFIDELNTNGLTRDINNLTQRYDSETDPAADPDTDATGDSLEQSLTATPPNKMQHSLHGGVPGMSVGIGPRSSQQHSSFKRPVMGNRGLETRQSKRSQQHPAREQPGNGNVNTNGGTPVLPAHPITVGALEVMNVKRVVNRYGTLPKVARIGAFLDSLEDSSSSSGEAANGHATPPARAPPAVPTALSTAASKVQQPQQMIRSNSSGGVTMQNNAAASLNKLQRHRTTTEGTMMTFSSFRAAGSSSSPKRGGGGGGSITQPALANLEFPPPPLEEFEALPPPPPPPAPESAVQAIQQHLHAQHSSSNDVSNTAPSVEEASSRFGVSLRKREPSTDSCSSLGTPPEAAPAPLPEKSLNLKEKLITEIKSASKQTESSNSGYANGSAPAGAAPPAVVDPVSQLVTELAESMNLPKQLATKLTNGNSNINSNSNTNTSNNNFKAQLKKVEPKKLNAPMPKAEQPSNIIDFKAHLRKVDKEQQAPQQQQQQQQQQQQPQSQSNPNPNANNCNKFSSATAAAAANQKTEIKIDVSNSNADAESTTTTNTMEMGTDAAGKRRSTGSINSLKKLWEQPPAGVTDYASTTIPQASVASSNGANGANVVVASQLSPKYGLKASLPMATTKLFGNKPPPAAPPPPPPISTTLSTSCPSAQPKPQQPQQQQQQPKQQQQQQQQQKLVAAATSKLATTAIKTSLSTQLFTDAEISSSPTTSNSNEEQQHPISEGAQTEIMTQSLYGNEQQQFHNSTHQQNQSNSNSKLSTSSIVTSNSQNKPAVPHKPTKLTIYATPIAKIAGVGVGGDNINSTQISRESILELVTLLEGSLKHPVNAISASQWLQLSDKLNILQNSCVVFAENESMPPHSKFHFRELVTRVETQSQNLRTAGSKNVQDNERLVGEVGQSLKQISNALHR